In Daphnia pulicaria isolate SC F1-1A chromosome 9, SC_F0-13Bv2, whole genome shotgun sequence, a single genomic region encodes these proteins:
- the LOC124312814 gene encoding integrator complex subunit 2-like, with protein sequence MPMPPIRSVSKRNVSPRVFQALQNLDVDNLAECNEEEIRAVMPCLARMSLIGPLDQSSECTKSRRMVFQILSGREIVNSIVGLLSIDFHALEVDVKKEQMLRQKLGNQTEDSVLIQSLSNSYALEFERSDPTRKLRLFLSELLTLMAQSKEIRPETTYKSSELLDQEIYFDEVADVLCVALAELTILLPITEVAEALLRTLHGPSFICRIVANMPDTFNEVCQSLISNGERYEEESFLGRARLETLRSLCRMCPNQILMIRLKCVEMCRMPALAVLLSLDYASFQKMIKTDKIETQLGDVVPFISGLLLGGDANIRTWFSLFIRNGQKRHDRATALHTLRQELLRSLQSFVQMAADEPLPDRCAVDASALLRLYCALKGIAGMKLYDEEGGLLLQLITCRPPPTEAGLRFVALGLCMLMACPSLIALPDQEQSGFRWVKWLVREESYFEKSPASSSGKFMETARSSFGEMLLLMAIHFHSGQLSAVCDLVCSTLGMRLLLRPASTARMKVAFTQDIFPEQVVTSHAVRVPVTPGLNADVAGFLPVHCIYQLLKSRAFSKHRVPIKTWVYRQLCESRPPLHPLLPSLVEVYVSSILTLSPSKNQQNQSGVAGSIDIGHDPISEEEIRVVFANSFSRNVRRASTDGQEHSVTAQLLLLYYALLYEDTRLTQVKNYLVAGINIKSYSQSFFADLPIRYLISQAEKEQHLYAGLFSPLLRLLATHFPQLCLVEDWMYEVNDSQLSSLCSPHGSVPTCSSQTVSQAFTDVAGCPAPAMLLMQKLLAMPPKSLWQVAHSFISHFRSTLNEAVPRQVQEMYRQVWLKLNSILPRQLWVMTANAVRLQLSLEDCPPPTLTQDHLTFDPLHVLRCDPRVFRCPPAMQIVLYMLKAWLGASRTHLSRHLLDKPLFGPVAAQGPGNLAGVTSDSEREELKMALIAAQESSVVQIVLELCLQTPEDEANDQRLSELREIQSIVCSFLHQLFIADPNLVKLVHFQGYPSALLPLTTQGIPSMHICLDFLPELLAQPIIGDLAKQLFAVDLISHLSLQYALPRSFNVARLAVNTLSTLLSVLPSNGRTEIYLPALPALVRIATAFPPLVDDIVSFLVQLGRVCLSQSCLHGSYDHRIVSSLLRQLDHEMVVDEEEEMGEAEAVSEKIKEEIVTPPEDDESPMEVDIKKEREEGELEEGELPDAKTNNPPSNPSAPVVPIDSKSKAVDFSASSDLSVPFTPTQIRQLFKLLPESSLMGAEVSRTFSQLCTKAILHKKIY encoded by the exons ATGCCGATGCCACCGATTCGTTCCGTTTCGAAACGAAATGTTTCGCCTCGTGTGTTTCAAGCTTTACAGAATTTGGATGTAGATAACTTAGCGGAATgtaacgaagaagaaattcgAGCTGTTATGCCATGTTTGGCTAGAATGAGTTTGATAGGCCCACTGGACCAATCTAGTGAATGCACCAAATCTCGAAGAATGGTCTTCCAAATATTATCCGGTCGTGAAATTGTCAATTCTATAGTTGGGTtactttcaattgatttccatGCTCTTGAGGTTGACGTCAAGAAAGAACAAATGCTACG TCAAAAGCTTGGTAATCAGACTGAAGACTCTGTCTTGATTCAGTCACTATCAAACAGTTATGCACTAGAATTCGAAAGGAGTGATCCAACGAGGAAATTAAGGCTGTTTCTCAGTGAGCTCCTCACACTCATGGCACAA AGCAAAGAAATCAGACCAGAAACCACATACAAAAGCAGTGAACTGTTGGACCAGGAAATCTATTTTGATGAAGTAGCTGATGTGCTGTGTGTTGCTTTAGCAGAACTGACAATTCTGCTACCTATAACAGAAGTTGCAGAAGCTCTCTTGAGAACACTTCACGGTCCATCTTTCATATGTCGAATAGTGGCTAATATGCCTGATACTTTCAATGaag TTTGTCAGAGTTTAATTAGCAATGGTGAAAGATATGAAGAAGAATCCTTCCTTGGACGGGCCAGATTAGAAACACTTAGATCCCTCTGCAGGATGTGCCCAAATCAGATTTTGATGATTCGACTTAAatgt GTGGAGATGTGCAGAATGCCGGCTCTGGCTGTTTTACTTAGTTTGGACTATGCATCCTTCCagaaaatgatcaaaacaGATAAAATCGAAACCCAGTTGGGAGATGTCGTACCGTTTATCTCCGGTCTACTTTTGGGTGGAGATGCAAATATCCGCAcctggttttctcttttcataagGAATGGACAAAAG CGACATGATCGTGCCACTGCGTTACATACTTTACGCCAAGAGCTTCTGAGAAGTTTGCAGTCGTTTGTTCAAATGGCTGCTGATGAGCCGTTACCTGACCGTTGTGCTGTTGATGCGTCGGCCCTTTTACGACTATATTGTGCTTTAAAA ggTATAGCAGGAATGAAGTTGTACGACGAAGAAGGTGGGCTTTTATTGCAGTTAATTACCTGTCGTCCACCGCCAACCGAAGCTGGTCTTCGTTTCGTTGCCCTGGGACTCTGCATGCTGATGGCTTGTCCATCTCTCATCGCCTTGCCCGACCAAGAACAAAGCGGTTTTCGATGG GTGAAATGGTTGGTGAGGGAAGAAAGCTACTTTGAAAAATCGCCAGCGTCTTCCTCTGGCAAGTTTATGGAAACAGCGAGGAGCAGTTTTGGAGAGATGTTATTACTAATGGCTATCCACTTTCACAGTGGACAGTTGAGCGCAGTTTGCGACCTGGTCTGCTCAACACTTGGCATGAGGCTTTTACTCCGGCCCGCTTCTACTGCTCGTATGAAGGTGGCATTTACTCAAGACATATTCCCAGAACAG GTGGTGACATCTCACGCTGTCCGAGTGCCCGTCACTCCCGGTTTGAACGCAGACGTTGCAGGATTCCTTCCAGTTCACTGCATCTATCAGTTGTTGAAAAGCCGAGCTTTTAGTAAGCATCGCGTGCCGATCAAGACCTGGGTTTACCGCCAGCTTTGCGAGAGCCGTCCTCCATTGCATCCACTTCTTCCTAGTTTGGTCGAGGTTTATGTTAGCTCGATCCTGACGTTATCTCCATCGAAAAACCAACAGAATCAATCGGGTGTAGCTGGTTCCATTGACATTGGCCATGACCCAATCAGCGAAGAGGAAATTCGAGTTGTGTTCGCCAACAGTTTTTCCAGGAACGTTCGCCGAGCTAGCACAGACGGACAGGAGCATTCTGTCACGGCCCAGCTTTTACTTTTATATTACGCTCTACTGTATGAGGATACTCGTCTGACTCAAGTAAAAAACTACTTGGTGGCTGGTATCAATATCAAGTCCTATTCTCAGTCGTTCTTCGCCGATTTGCCTATTCGATATCTGATCAGTCAAGCGGAAAAAGAACAACACCTTTATGcgg GACTCTTTTCACCATTATTACGGCTATTAGCCACTCATTTTCCACAGCTGTGTTTGGTGGAAGATTGGATGTATGAAGTCAATGATAGCCAATTGTCTTCTTTATGCAGCCCACATGGATCTGTTCCAACTTGTTCGTCGCAGACTGTGAGCCAAG cTTTCACCGACGTAGCCGGTTGTCCAGCACCGGCCATGCTGTTGATGCAGAAGCTCTTGGCTATGCCACCAAAATCATTGTGGCAAGTGGCGCACTCCTTCATCTCGCACTTTCGATCGACCCTCAATGAAGCTGTTCCCAGACAGGTTCAAG AGATGTATCGCCAAGTTTGGTTGAAACTGAACTCGATCCTGCCTCGTCAACTCTGGGTAATGACGGCCAATGCTGTCCGGCTGCAGCTTTCTTTGGAAGACTGTCCACCTCCTACTCTAACGCAGGATCATTTGACATTCGACCCACTTCACGTTTTGCGGTGTGATCCACGAGTTTTTAG gtGTCCACCAGCTATGCAGATTGTTCTATACATGCTCAAAGCATGGCTAGGTGCATCTCGAACCCATTTGTCACGTCATTTACTCGACAAACCGCTTTTCGGTCCTGTTGCTGCACAAGGGCCTGGCAATTTGGCAGGAGTCACGTCGGACAGCGAACGTGAAGAGCTTAAAATGGCCTTGATCGCTGCACAAGAAAGCTCTGTCGTTCAGATAGTGCTCGAGCTTTGCCTACAGACCCCCGAGGATGAG GCAAACGATCAACGGCTTTCAGAACTGCGTGAGATTCAGAGcattgtttgttcttttctccATCAACTTTTTATTGCCGATCCAAATTTGGTCAAATTAGTCCATTTCCAG GGTTATCCATCGGCTCTGTTGCCGTTGACGACACAGGGCATCCCTTCCATGCACATTTGTCTCGATTTTCTGCCCGAGTTACTTGCCCAGCCTATTATCGGGGACTTGGCCAAACAGCTCTTTGCTGTTGATCTCATATCACACCTGTCTTTACAGTACGCACTGCCTAGATCTTTTAATGTTGCCCGTCTGGCTGTCAACACTCTATCAACCCTTCTCAGCG TTTTACCGAGCAATGGTCGTACGGAAATTTACCTGCCAGCTCTTCCTGCACTTGTGAGGATAGCTACAGCTTTTCCACCATTAGTTGACGACATTGTGAGCTTTTTGGTTCAATTGGGACGCGTTTGCTTATCGCAATCATGTCTACACGGCTCGTACGATCACCGCATCGTCAGCTCACTGCTCCGTCAGCTGGATCACGAGATGGTTGTTGACGAGGAGGAAGAAATGGGGGAAGCAGAAGCCGTTTCGGAAAAAATCAAGGAAGAAATTGTCACGCCTCCAGAAGATGATGAAAGCCCAATGGAAGTGGATATCAAGAAAGAACGAGAGGAAGGAGAGTTAGAAGAAGGGGAATTGCCCGATGCTAAAACTAATAATCCGCCCAGCAATCCATCTGCACCCGTCGTCCCAATAGACAGCAAATCTAAAGCCGTCGATTTCTCTGCTTCCTCCGACCTTTCTGTGCCTTTCACTCCGACTCAAATCCGCCAACTGTTCAAATTGCTTCCGGAATCGAGTTTAATGGGCGCCGAAGTCTCTCGGACCTTTTCTCAACTCTGCACCAAAGCCATTCtacacaaaaaaatctactgA